In Halovivax gelatinilyticus, the following are encoded in one genomic region:
- a CDS encoding helix-turn-helix transcriptional regulator encodes MEFHEDEQTTDDGRPPPGSPILAVLLENARNQQYLGQRLDAADNRVETDMLGDIVRHRPVLEALRTEPLDRREIEDRLDVSRATSHRFTQWLDEQGFVEKVDSRFQLTGRGEAVADEVLRFEANVRTVHRLAPLLDIICEDHQEFVLEPFVDAHVTLAEPDDPYQPVERFISLLSESETFRGFNTTHMAPLVLGGFHDQIFEETDTEIVYHPHIFEKLFETYPERAREAIDRGHLALRNRDDLPYGLAIFDECVGIGGYDEATGLMQVFVDTDDSIACEWADRVYASIRADSEPLDESKRITRETRLENIG; translated from the coding sequence ATGGAGTTCCACGAAGACGAACAAACGACAGATGACGGACGTCCACCGCCTGGCTCACCGATCCTGGCAGTCCTGCTCGAGAACGCACGAAACCAGCAGTACCTCGGACAGCGACTCGACGCTGCGGACAATCGTGTCGAAACAGATATGCTCGGCGATATCGTGCGACACAGGCCAGTTCTGGAGGCACTCCGTACGGAACCTCTCGACCGTCGGGAGATCGAAGACCGACTCGATGTCTCTCGGGCGACGAGTCACCGCTTCACACAATGGCTCGACGAGCAGGGCTTCGTTGAGAAGGTCGACAGTCGATTCCAGTTGACCGGGCGGGGTGAAGCAGTCGCCGACGAGGTGCTCCGCTTCGAGGCGAACGTTCGCACCGTCCACCGGCTCGCGCCACTTCTGGACATCATCTGTGAGGACCACCAGGAGTTCGTCCTCGAACCGTTCGTGGACGCACACGTTACGCTCGCGGAGCCGGACGATCCCTACCAACCGGTCGAGCGGTTCATCTCACTGCTCAGTGAGTCGGAAACGTTCCGTGGATTCAACACGACCCATATGGCTCCGCTCGTTCTCGGTGGATTCCACGACCAGATCTTCGAGGAAACCGACACGGAAATCGTCTACCACCCTCACATTTTCGAGAAACTCTTCGAGACCTACCCCGAGCGCGCCCGCGAGGCGATCGATCGCGGACACCTCGCCCTCCGTAACCGTGATGATCTGCCGTACGGTCTCGCTATCTTCGACGAGTGCGTCGGGATCGGGGGCTACGACGAAGCTACTGGACTCATGCAGGTGTTCGTCGATACGGACGACTCGATCGCGTGCGAGTGGGCCGACCGGGTGTACGCCTCAATCAGGGCGGACTCGGAACCACTCGATGAAAGCAAGCGTATAACTCGTGAGACGCGTTTAGAAAATATAGGTTGA
- a CDS encoding DUF5694 domain-containing protein, with product MESEGPTARPEEATDSRIEVLLLGTYHMDNPGLDTINIEADDVLVPSRQRELSNLVDRLEPSQPEVVAVERPRERQDDLTDLYEKYRTGELAYDEETEIDAVHPGRDSPVSECRSEVVQIGFRLADRLDHERVHAVDYPMRLTADFDDDELEREGIDIPTMQERAQSKLDIGLPDPQTVQRTMAQHLHESSIIDHLRFLNRDAQLRVNHEMMFSSLVAGSERRYVGSRMLAAWYERNLRIVENLWRAATDETDRILLLIGNGHVRSLWHLLSETPMFRPRSALDVLETED from the coding sequence ATGGAATCTGAAGGACCAACAGCTCGCCCTGAGGAGGCAACTGACAGCCGCATCGAGGTCTTACTGCTCGGAACCTATCACATGGACAACCCGGGTCTGGACACGATCAATATCGAAGCTGACGACGTACTCGTTCCCAGTCGCCAGCGCGAGCTGTCGAACCTCGTCGATCGTCTCGAACCCTCGCAACCGGAGGTAGTCGCCGTTGAGCGTCCCCGGGAGCGACAGGACGACCTAACCGACCTCTACGAGAAGTATCGGACAGGTGAACTTGCGTACGACGAAGAAACGGAGATCGACGCCGTTCACCCGGGCCGCGACAGTCCCGTAAGCGAGTGTCGCAGCGAAGTGGTCCAGATCGGGTTCCGACTCGCTGATCGACTCGATCACGAACGCGTCCACGCCGTCGATTATCCGATGAGACTGACGGCCGATTTCGACGATGATGAACTAGAACGTGAAGGGATCGACATTCCGACCATGCAAGAACGAGCACAGTCGAAGCTCGATATCGGATTGCCCGATCCGCAGACGGTCCAACGTACCATGGCGCAACACCTTCACGAATCGAGTATCATCGACCATCTGCGGTTTCTAAATCGAGACGCCCAACTCCGAGTCAACCACGAGATGATGTTCTCGAGTTTGGTTGCAGGTTCCGAGCGACGGTACGTCGGGTCACGCATGCTCGCCGCGTGGTACGAACGCAACCTTCGAATCGTGGAAAATCTCTGGCGGGCCGCAACCGACGAAACGGATCGCATATTACTGCTCATCGGGAACGGACACGTTCGCTCGCTTTGGCACCTGCTCTCCGAAACACCGATGTTTCGACCACGAAGTGCCCTCGACGTGCTGGAAACCGAGGACTAG
- a CDS encoding FAD-binding oxidoreductase, whose translation MAHSTIDDERIEQFQTDVHGDVIRPGDAEYDDARTVWNGMIDKYPTLIVRCRGTADVIRAVEFARENDLRVAVRGGGHNVAGTAVCDDGLVIDLSEMRDVWVDPDERTAWVQGGATWADVDHETQAFGLATPGGVVSKTGVAGLTLGGGIGHLRCAYGLSCDNLRSVDIVTADGRHLTASADENEVLFWGLCGGGGGLGVVTGFEFELHPVGPEVATCFVLYPEERVAEYLRAYREYVLEAPDGVTTLSSTGVMPDEGLFPVDMVDDLKVGFLGCYAGSPEDGEEALAPLRELGEPIADFSGTMPYAEFQRILDDDYPDGMRYYWKSLYLDGFTESAIDRIRYWAGTAPSPLSTVDVWELGGAITDVDFDESAFAGRHAPFLLGIEANWKDSANDDINVEWVRDCIADMRQFSDGSFYLNFPGFFEGGEAAMETTFGPAYERLIALKDEYDPEGLFDLNRGANSTV comes from the coding sequence ATGGCCCACTCGACCATCGACGATGAACGCATCGAACAGTTTCAAACCGATGTACACGGGGACGTGATTCGTCCCGGTGATGCCGAGTACGACGATGCCCGTACCGTCTGGAACGGGATGATCGATAAATATCCGACGCTGATCGTCCGGTGTCGAGGCACGGCGGATGTTATCCGTGCAGTCGAATTCGCCCGCGAGAACGACCTCCGCGTGGCAGTCCGTGGAGGGGGTCACAACGTCGCTGGCACGGCCGTCTGCGACGATGGGCTCGTGATCGATCTTTCAGAGATGAGAGACGTCTGGGTAGATCCTGACGAACGAACGGCGTGGGTACAGGGCGGCGCGACGTGGGCCGATGTCGACCACGAAACCCAGGCGTTCGGCCTGGCGACGCCCGGCGGCGTCGTCTCGAAGACCGGCGTCGCGGGGCTCACCCTCGGTGGTGGGATTGGTCACCTGCGGTGTGCGTACGGCCTGAGCTGTGACAACCTCCGCTCGGTTGATATCGTTACCGCGGACGGGCGGCACCTGACGGCCAGTGCCGACGAGAACGAGGTGTTGTTCTGGGGGCTTTGTGGCGGCGGAGGCGGCCTCGGAGTCGTGACGGGCTTCGAGTTCGAACTCCACCCCGTGGGTCCAGAGGTGGCGACCTGTTTCGTGCTGTATCCGGAAGAGCGAGTGGCCGAGTACTTGCGGGCATACCGCGAATATGTCTTAGAGGCGCCCGACGGGGTTACAACGCTCTCCTCTACCGGCGTGATGCCTGACGAGGGGCTGTTCCCGGTCGATATGGTGGACGATCTCAAAGTCGGCTTTCTGGGGTGTTACGCGGGATCTCCGGAGGACGGCGAGGAGGCGCTCGCACCGTTACGAGAACTCGGCGAACCGATCGCCGACTTCAGCGGAACCATGCCCTACGCGGAGTTCCAGAGAATACTCGACGATGATTACCCGGACGGGATGCGATACTACTGGAAATCGCTTTATCTCGATGGATTCACAGAGTCCGCCATCGACCGGATTCGTTACTGGGCGGGGACCGCACCGTCGCCGCTCTCGACCGTCGACGTCTGGGAGCTCGGTGGCGCGATTACGGATGTCGACTTCGACGAGAGTGCGTTCGCCGGCAGGCACGCGCCGTTCCTCCTCGGGATCGAGGCGAACTGGAAGGATTCTGCGAATGACGATATCAACGTCGAGTGGGTGCGGGATTGTATCGCCGACATGCGGCAGTTCTCCGACGGCTCGTTCTACCTGAACTTCCCGGGCTTCTTCGAGGGCGGCGAGGCCGCGATGGAAACCACGTTCGGGCCGGCATACGAACGGTTGATCGCGTTGAAAGACGAGTACGATCCGGAGGGCCTCTTCGATCTGAATCGGGGAGCCAATTCCACCGTTTGA